Proteins found in one Takifugu rubripes chromosome 15, fTakRub1.2, whole genome shotgun sequence genomic segment:
- the LOC101079333 gene encoding peripheral-type benzodiazepine receptor-associated protein 1-like isoform X6 — MDNPLALFSKNLCQGQAASERELERLHADLNAENNWTQQGFVHLSAELRRLREKAEYEHQRAVKELAARQKCQKDRVFQSCSHEVAADSAGYWSLCLCGSKTYAKLEQLLEILNKKIAGEQPVYKLYNMQGFELEKAIFLCHLLKANRILLQERRRVGRSIHNVTSFSRKLQHKESLNSCLTGLLQTCSRGHLQRLHSGSHLPKKQSNHNQQEWPVGEDPCLPATALDTCWISSLKICHPPNVPHAGWSNQPPNCTELHRSEEFPSPRCTDRNMEWAEGVMHDLCSRLEQPEPPSAPTGMGSYQEDEAVQHLQQELKKSEDDKQRGISDVDGAATNTSALLLGKQHHCLYANLNGFEMEDKQKNDELLRALDELERTCTTLREENGLLRKSCAPEMEEKVKRLRRKNTELAVLAKRLEERARKLQEANLKVVNSPSLMKPGSVEQYKRAFARQRARDLAQHADTLLSKDKEIGALQQQCRELEAQVGTRMGSSVSSGRVEFERLLRESQREVLRLQRQLSVTSSRQQESHSPNPDQLHTCGVAEVEGDEKVTGKPPVVVLDEAPSKCEKTPGEEEESREQVTPHPGLSPVPFPQEQQREEHHLKSVESELSSKRKECENLEHEVKKRQKRCLDLESQLKDECSKNEQLEEQTDLLRTKAELLDQTQTENEELREDLSKVTAQHNSVLEENERLRAKLENLEQVLKHMREVAERRQQLELEHEQALAILKFKQDEIKRLQRAQLFAKREHEGVVQMLESTLDCMQSKVRDLEEKCRIQSEQFGLLSQELENFRLQASKVDLTGSILLNNPSFSVLTNGVGLTTERDCTADLFDMVSLGEIAFWSLEGGDTLSCPEDVAAALRMGATPHAAGLSRLERSPVTKHRDLPTISISKPGSTSSKSETKNVSLHKSSSTHEGDTASEVEELDVDIAPAPYTPSRGAAKLQVFIARYSYNPYDGPNDNPELELPLTAGEYIYVYGDMDDDGFYEGELMDGRRGLVPSNFVERVSDDDVMNAHPGTGDMSHNSLLDSSLHSASHQHHLQMGASASERTEASAASGPTSAPLDSASALAVLAPLTNGLDLDLEEVGVDTVPYPRKLTLIKQLAKSIIIGWDPPLVPAGWGNVWSYNVYIDQELRLNVPFGSQTKAVLERLDINLKTYRVSVQSLTEKGLSEQLRCSFLVGRDVCVAPTQLRVEKITATSANVTWLPSNSNYVHIVSLNDEECELVKAGCYSLCLNNLLPSLQYTVKVEARPHRTPWELPVEKREHRSATVTFTTLMAGPPDAPLDVQLEHGPSPGIAVISWLPVTIDAGGTSNGVRVTGYTIYADKRKVLEVSSPTAGSALLGPSQIQSLHAAQELTVRTMSAHGESCDSFPVSVRSKLATITAGPPVVPPVASSSIGSNKLPMPSSNGNATAKLSMLPCSLPSDIQTCGLTVEPAVNHPHALHSENLHSSASYVKAWANPSSSAILAVCEATLPVSVTLPITSAPLPAIVPAAAPEPSASLTQSSVTPSAAVLEQSRDTDSPGTICPFPSITEFIEDPCAKLGTPEPILTPPKAPTFDLLNLQDTNLLGPPPTLSLESEVDEEIQSTRLVSIEEFLRQDQEPYARTQQTYSRAHMEPLSDYHADNSRSDLSDILEEEEEGDLYSDHLSEKQGRGYTVGANRTPRSGLADRDEEVMEKILTLPPQVCSNKQLFSIPEVTEEEDSSLEEYLSHQSQSHSRPRDLEHLLYTPQHYPNHHTNCPPQNPQFNRDPRSLTKEPSLTHKRILVRPKIQHRVHYTDMVDTLNFTEEEDMSLYEGPTSRRVSPCCPPQPNRNSKERVLIRGLGDRLRREAMLRSQMAVTAATNPGYGLTLPRPCPVSKTVKSSIIRGVEIDVEYGTDDNEEPVECGPREVVVDHMSSEWWGEGAEKEHCTSPQRRVQKADPLDLSQIHPAEAGPSWGTEAAFTSKPLCSQARQLGGGVKSPKIRIFVALFSYEPATMSPNPDAAEEELPFSEGQIIKVHGEKDPDGFYRGECCGHLGFVPCNMVSEIQVEDEEMRQQLLQQGFLSMSASMDKIGTRTHAQTPRRPVPPPKPRRSKKVESAALWEESVDSSSQDPSQFATNPTTSRNPASGASRMVAIFDYDPRESSPNTDIEAELTFSAGDVIQVFGDMDEDGFFYGDLNGHKGLVPSNFLQALPEDLPAEQVSAQPAPEPKRESQTTSSELQDLGFPALEETLPSQVESNKQTDPEAEVEIPTLDALIDPGPGASLAVCSLSPSPRLTQTDCSSQGKKKRSFFSKGKKLLRKLGSSKKD, encoded by the exons ATGGATAACCCTCTGGCACTATTCTCCAAAAACCTATGCCAGGGCCAGGCAGCCAGTGAacgagagctggagaggctgcacGCTGATTTGAATGCAGAGAACAATTGGACACAGCAGGGCTTTGTCCACCTCTCTGCGGAGCTCAGACGACTGCGAGAAAAGGCAGAGTATGAACACCAGAGAGCTGTAAAGGAGCTGGCAGCCAGGCAAAAGTGCCAGAAGGACAGGGTTTTTCAGAGTTGCTCACATGAGGTGGCTGCAGACTCTGCAGGTTACTGGTCATTGTGCTTGTGTGGTAGCAAGACATATGCAAAGCTGGAACAGTTGCTGGAGATACTCAATAAGAAGATAGCTGGTGAGCAGCCAGTCTATAAACTTTATAACATGCAGGGATTTGAACTGGAAAAAGCAATATTTCTCTGCCACCTGCTCAAAGCCAATAGAATATTATTACAGGAAAGACGGAGAGTGGGGCGCTCCATCCACAATGTGACAAGTTTCTCAAGAAAGCTGCAACACAAAGAGAGCCTCAACTCCTGTCTGACAGGGCTGCTACAAACCTGCTCCAGGGGCCATCTGCAGAGACTTCACAGTGGTTCACACTTGCCAAAGAAGCAAAGCAATCACAATCAGCAGGAGTGGCCTGTAGGCGAGGACCCCTGCCTTCCTGCCACAGCCTTGGACACCTGTTGGATTAGCTCTCTAAAAATTTGTCACCCACCAAACGTCCCCCATGCTGGCTGGAGCAACCAGCCTCCCAACTGCACCGAGCTCCACAGGTCAGAAGAATTCCCTTCCCCCAGatgcacagacagaaacatggag TGGGCAGAA GGAGTGATGCATGACCTGTGCAGTCGGCTTGAGCAGCCTGAGCCTCCATCTGCACCCACTGGCATGGGGAGCTATCAAGAGGACGAAGCTGTccagcatctgcagcaggaactAAAGAAGTCTGAAGATGACAAGCAGCGGGGGATCTCTGATGTGGATGGTGCAGCCACAAACACGTCAGCATTACTATTAGGAAAACAACACCACTGTCTTTATGCGAACCTGAATGGATTTGAAATGGAGGACAAACAGAAA AACGATGAACTCCTTCGAGCCCTTGATGAGCTGGAGAGAACGTGTACCACACTAAGAGAGGAGAATGGCCTGCTG CGGAAGAGCTGTGCaccagagatggaggagaaggtcaAGCGGCTCAGAAGGAAGAACACCGAGCTGGCTGTTCTTGCTAAAAGACTGGAAGAGAGGGCACGTAAACTGCAGGAGGCCAACCTCAAAGTG GTAAATTCCCCCTCTCTAATGAAACCTGGGTCAGTTGAACAATACAAGAGGGCGTTTGCCCGTCAACGAGCTCGTGACCTCGCGCAACACGCTGATACACTGCTGTCGAAGGACAAAGAGATTGGTGCCCTGCAACAGCAGTGCAGGGAGCTGGAGGCACAAGTGGGCACCAGAATG GGCTCTTCTGTTTCATCTGGCAGAGTGGAATTTGAGAGGCTTCTCAGAGAGTCTCAGAGGGAGGTGCTACGACTCCAGAGACAACTGTCGGTCACATCATCCAGGCAGCAGGAAAGCCATAGTCCCAACCCTGATCAACTACACACATGTGGGGTAGCTGAGGTGGAGGGAGATGAGAAG GTTACGGGAAAACCCCCGGTAGTGGTATTAGATGAAGCTCCATCCAAGTGTGAGAAGActcctggagaggaggaggagtcgaGGGAGCAAGTGACGCCCCACCCTGGCCTTAGCCCAGTACCATTCCCACAGGAGCAGCAAAGAGAGGAGCACCATCTGAAGTCTGTG GAAAGTGAGCTAAGCAGCAAGAGAAAAGAATGTGAAAACCTTGAGCATGAAGTAAAGAAGCGACAAAAGCGATGTCTGGATTTA GAGAGCCAGCTCAAGGATGAGTGCAGCAAAAATGAGCAACTAGAGGAGCAGACAGATCTCCTCAGGACGAAGGCAGAGCTGCTCGACCAG acTCAGACTGAGAATGAGGAGCTGAGGGAAGATCTCTCTAAAGTGACCGCTCAACACAATTCAGTTCTCGAGGAGAACGAGAGACTCCGTGCCAAACTGGAGAACCTAGAGCAGGTCCTTAAG CATATGCGAGAGGTCGCCGAGCGAAGGCAGCAGCTTGAACTGGAACATGAGCAGGCATTGGCTATCCTTAAATTCAAACAGGATGAAATCAAACGGTTACAGCGG GCCCAGTTATTTGCTAAGAGGGAGCATGAGGGAGTGGTGCAGATGTTGGAG AGTACACTGGACTGCATGCAG TCAAAAGTACGAGATCTTGAGGAGAAGTGTCGCATCCAGAGCGAACAGTTTGGCCTGCTGTCTCAAGAGCTGGAGAACTTCCGCCTGCAGGCCTCCAAGGTGGATCTCACTGGTTCTATCCTCCTCAACAACCCCAGCTTCTCTGTTTTAACCAATGGAGTTGGGCTGACTACTGAAAGGG ACTGCACTGCTGACTTATTTGATATGGTGTCTCTGGGTGAAATAGCCTTCTGGAGCCTTGAGGGAGGTGACACTCTCTCCTGTCCTGAGG atgtggctgctgctctgcggATGGGAGCAACACCCCATGCTGCAGGCCTGTCTAGGTTGGAGCGCTCACCAGTTACCAAGCACCGTGATCTGCCCACCATCAGCATCAGCAAGCCAGGCTCCACCTCCAGCAAGTCAGAGACTAAAAATGTCAGTCTGCACAAATCAAGTTCCACACATGAG GGGGACACTGCCAGTGAAGTCGAGGAGCTGGATGTTGACATAGCTCCAGCACCTTATACACCCAGCAGAGGGGCAGCCAAACTCCAGGTCTTCATTGCACGATACAG CTACAACCCATATGATGGTCCCAATGACAACCCTGAATTGGAGCTACCTCTCACTGCTGGAGAGTATATCTATGTGTATGGAGATATGGATGATGATGGCTTCTATGAAG GAGAGCTGATGGATGGACGCAGAGGGCTGGTACCATCTAACTTTGTGGAACGTGTATcagatgatgatgtgatgaatgCTCACCCAGGAACAGGAGACATGTCCCATAACTCCTTGCTTGACAGCAGCCTGCATAGTGCCAGCCACCAGCATCACCTCCAAATGGGCGCCAGTGCCTCAGAAAGGACAGAGGCCTCAGCTGCCTCTGGCCCCACCTCAGCCCCCTTAGATTCAGCATCAGCCTTGGCTGTCCTGGCCCCCCTCACCAACGGCCTGGACTTGGATTTAGAGGAGGTGGGAGTGGACACCGTGCCTTACCCACGTAAGCTCACCCTCATCAAGCAGCTTGCCAAGAGCATCATCATTGGCTGGGACCCTCCGTTGGTGCCTGCTGGGTGGGGCAATGTGTGGAGCTATAACGTTTATATAGACCAGGAACTGCGGCTCAATGTGCCCTTCGGTTCCCAGACCAAAGCTGTGCTGGAGCGGTTAGACATAAACCTCAAGACCTACCGTGTCTCAGTACAGAGCTTGACAGAAAAGGGCCTCTCAGAACAGTTGCGCTGCAGTTTCCTGGTTGGTCGGGATGTTTGTGTGGCACCCACACAACTACGAGTGGAGAAGATCACTGCCACATCTGCAAATGTGACTTGGCTGCCCAGCAACAGCAACTATGTGCACATTGTGTCCTTGAATGATGAGGAGTGTGAACTGGTAAAAGCTGGCTGCTATTCACTGTGCCTCAATAACCTTTTGCCCAGCCTGCAATACACAGTCAAAGTAGAGGCACGTCCACACCGCACACCATGGGAGTTACCCGTGGAGAAGCGTGAACACAGAAGTGCTACAGTTACCTTCACTACACTAATGGCAG GTCCTCCCGATGCTCCTCTGGATGTACAGCTGGAGCATGGTCCCTCTCCTGGGATTGCTGTCATCAGTTGGTTGCCAGTCACGATAGATGCTGGTGGGACCTCCAATGGAGTCCGTGTCACTGGATACACCATCTATGCGGACAAGAGAAAG GTGCTGGAAGTGTCTTCCCCAACCGCTGGCAGTGCCCTCCTGGGGCCCTCTCAGATCCAGTCCCTGCATGCAGCTCAAGAACTGACTGTCCGAACAATGTCTGCCCATGGGGAGTCTTGTGACTCTTTTCCAGTTAGTGTTAGGTCCAAGCTAGCTACCATCACGGCAGGTCCACCTGTTGTGCCACCCGTAGCCAGCTCCTCCATAGGTTCCAATAAACTGCCCATGCCATCATCCAATGGAAACGCCACTGCCAAATTGTCCATGCTGCCCTGCTCCTTGCCATCAGACATACAGACCtgtggcctcacagttgagcctgCTGTCAACCATCCTCATGCTCTCCACTCAGAAAATCTTCACTCATCTGCCTCATATGTGAAGGCCTGGGCCAACCCCTCATCCTCTGCTATCTTGGCTGTATGCGAAGCCACATTACCG GTTAGTGTGACCTTGCCTATCACCTCAGCACCTCTTCCAGCCATTGTTCccgcagcagcaccagaaccttCAGCATCTCTTACACAGTCATCAGTtacaccatcagcagcagtgtTGGAGCaaagcagagacacagacagccCTGGAACCATATGCCCTTTCCCATCTATTACAGAGTTCATAGAGGACCCCTGTGCCAAACTTGGGACACCTGAGCCCATCCTTACCCCACCTAAGGCCCCAACCTTCGACCTCCTTAACCTGCAGGACACAAACCTCCTCGGACCACCCCCCACTTTATCACTGGAGTCAGAAGTGGATGAGGAGATACAGAGCACCCGCTTGGTATCCATTGAGGAATTCTTAAGACAGGACCAAGAACCTTACGCTAGAACACAGCAG ACGTACAGCAGAGCACATATGGAGCCACTTAGTGACTATCATGCTGACAACAGCCGTTCAGATCTATCggacatcctggaggaggaggaggagggagacctTTATTCCGACCACCTTAGCGAAAAACAGGGCAGGGGTTACACAGTTGGAGCTAACAGG ACACCAAGGTCAGGTCTTGCAGACAGGGATGAGGAGGTAATGGAGAAGATCCTTACTTTACCTCCTCAAGTGTGCTCCAACAAGCAGCTGTTTAGTATTCCTGAGGTGACCGAGGAGGAGGATAGCAGTCTGGAAGAATATTTATCACACCAAAGCCAGTCTCATTCTAGACCCAGAGATTTAGAACACCTTCTCTACACCCCCCAGCATTACCCCAACCATCACACAAACTGTCCACCACAAAATCCCCAGTTCAACAGAGATCCCAGATCTCTAACCAAAGAgccttcactcacacacaaacggATACTAGTCAGGCCTAAGATACAGCACAGGGTACACTATACAGACATGGTGGACACCCTTAACTTTACTGAAGAAGAAGACATGAGTTTATATGAGGGTCCCACCAGTAGACGGGTTTCACCTTGCTGTCCTCCACAGCCAAACCGTAACAGCAAAGAGAGAGTACTAATCAGAGGGTTAGGGGATCGCCTTAGGAGGGAGGCCATGCTAAGGAGCCAGATGGCCGTCACTGCAGCAACCAACCCCGGTTATGGTCTTACCCTGCCAAGACCCTGCCCGGtcagtaaaacagtaaaatcatCCATCATTCGCGGGGTGGAGATTGATGTGGAGTATGGCACTGACGACAACGAGGAACCGGTGGAGTGTGGTCCTAGGGAGGTTGTGGTGGACCACATGAGCTCTGAGTGGTGGGGAGAGGGGGCTGAAAAGGAACACTGCACCTCCCCTCAGCGCCGAGTGCAGAAGGCCGATCCTCTG GATCTCAGCCAGATTCATCCAGCTGAGGCAGGTCCATCATGGGGAACCGAGGCTGCTTTTACATCTAAACCACTGTGCTCGCAGGCCAGGCAACTCGGAG GTGGTGTTAAGTCCCCAAAGATCCGCATCTTTGTGGCCCTTTTCTCTTATGAGCCTGCCACCATGTCACCCAAtcctgatgctgctgaggaAGAGTTGCCATTCTCTGAAGGACAGATCATTAAA GTTCACGGAGAGAAAGATCCAGATGGCTTTTACAGAGGAGAGTGTTGTGGTCACCTTGGCTTTGTGCCATGCAACATGGTGTCTGAGATccaggtggaggatgaggagatgcggcagcagctgctgcaacagGGCTTTTTGTCCATGTCAGCATCCATGGACAAAATTG GCActcgcacacatgcacagacccCACGTCGCCCTGTTCCACCACCGAAACCGAGACGTTCCAAGAAAG TGGAGTCTGCTGCACTCTGGGAGGAGAGTGTAGACTCCTCCAGCCAAG ACCCAAGTCAATTTGCCACCAACCCCACTACTAGTCGCAACCCAGCTTCAGGAGCCAGCAGGATGGTCGCCATCTTTGACTACGATCCCCGCGAGAGTTCTCCCAACACTGACATAGAG GCGGAGCTGACCTTCAGTGCTGGAGATGTGATTCAAGTGTTTGGGGACATGGATGAAGATGGCTTCTTTTAC GGAGACTTAAATGGACACAAAGGTTTAGTACCTTCTAATTTCTTGCAAGCCCTCCCGGAGGACCTTCCTGCAGAACAGGTCTCTGCTCAGCCTGCACCAGAACCCAAGAGAGAATCACAG ACAACTTCTTCAGAGCTCCAGGATCTTGGATTTCCAGCCCTTGAAGAGACTTTGCCCTCACAAGTAGAGTCAAACAAGCAGACAGATCCTGAGGCCGAAGTGGAAATCCCCACATTAGATGCACTAATAGATCCTGGTCCTGGTGCAAGTCTTGCAGTCTGCTctttgtctccctcccctcgcctcacacagacagactgCTCTTCACAAGGcaagaaaaagagaagcttCTTCTCTAAAGGCAAGAAACTGTTGAGAAAGCTGGGATCCAGCAAGAAGGACTGA